The Elusimicrobiota bacterium region CGTCTTGGCCGCGGAATCCGTGGTCGTCTACCGCGGCGCCCCGGCCGGGCTGAAGGCCGACGCGGCCGGCTCGAACACGAGCGACATCGTGGTCGTCGACGCCGTTGAAAAAGACGGTCTTTGGTCCTGGACCGTATTGCCGCTGTCGACCGGCACGCTGTCCTTCGTCGCCAATTTCAAGTCTCCCGACGGCCACGCCGTCGCCGCGCCTCCGGCCGCCTTCACCGTCTCCGTCGCCCGCCTGCCCGACGACGCGGACATCTCCGACATCAAAGGCCCGATCCGGGCGCGCCCCGCGCTGTGGCCTTGGCTCCTGGCCGCGGCGCTCGCCTGGGCCGCCTGGCGCGGCTGGAAGCGGTGGCGGGCGCGGAAGGCCGCCCCGGACGGCTCGCCCGTCGCGACGGCCCCGGTCCTTCCTCCGGAGGAGGCCGCCGCACTCGCGATCGCGGAGTTGCGCGCCTCCGGCCTCTGGGAGAACGACCAGGCCGCCTATTACCTGGGCCTGACCGACATCCTGCGCGTCTACCTCGAGGCCCGCTACGGCCAGCCGGTCACCGCGATGACGAGCGTCGAGGTCGAGCGCCTGGTGAAGGCGCGCGCGCAGAATCTGCAGATCGGCGGCGGCGTCCGCGAGCTCCTCTCGCGCGCGGACCTGGTCAAGTTCGCGAAGGCCAAGCCGGGGCCCGAGGAGGGCCCGCGCGACGCCGACCTGGCGCTCGGCCTCATCAAGGCGACGACGCCGCCCGTCTACGCCTCCAAGGAGAAGGCCCCGTGAGGCTCCTCCACCCATGGCTGCTCCTCCTCGCGCTCCCGGCCCTCGCGGCCGGCGCCGCGGCGCTGCTGACCTCCGCCGGAGCGAAGCTCTCGCTGCCCTCGGGCGAACGCCTGCGCGCCCGCGCGCCCTCGCTGCGGGCCCGGGCCGCGCGCGCGGCCCCTCCGGTCCTGCTCGCCCTGGCGTCGTGCCTGATCGCCGCCGCGCTGGCGCGGCCCCAGAAGACTATCAAGTTCGCCGGCGGAGCCGGCGAAGGCATCGACATCATGCTCTCGCTCGACAGCTCGCTGTCAATGAAGGCCGTCGACTTCAAGCCGACGCGCGTCGACGCCGCCAAGGCGACCGCGAAGCGCTTCATCCTCGGCCGCGCGCAGGACCGCATCGGCCTGACGACCTTCGGCGGCGCGCCGCTGCTGCTGTGCCCGCCGACGCTCGACTACGACGCGCTGCTGGGCCGCCTCGACGAGCTCGACGCCGGGATGACGCGCGCCGACGGCACCGCCCTCGGCGACGGCCTCGCGTCGGCCGTCGCCCGCCTCAAGGATTCGAGCGCGAAGAGCAAGGTCATCATCCTCCTCTCCGACGGACGCGCGAACACCGGCGTCGTCGACCCGCTCACCGCCGCGAAGGCCGCGGCGTCCTACGGCATCAAGGTGTACGCGATCGGCGTCGCGGGCAAGGGCGAATCCTCGATGACGATCGACGACCCTCGGTACGGCCGCGTGACGGTCCCCGTCACCGACGACCTCGACGAGGAGCTCCTCGCCGAGATCGCGCGGCTGACCGGAGGCAAGGCGTACCGCGCCCAGGACGGCGGCGAGCTGAAGAACATCTTCGCCGCGATCGACAAGATGGAGAAATCG contains the following coding sequences:
- a CDS encoding VWA domain-containing protein, encoding MRLLHPWLLLLALPALAAGAAALLTSAGAKLSLPSGERLRARAPSLRARAARAAPPVLLALASCLIAAALARPQKTIKFAGGAGEGIDIMLSLDSSLSMKAVDFKPTRVDAAKATAKRFILGRAQDRIGLTTFGGAPLLLCPPTLDYDALLGRLDELDAGMTRADGTALGDGLASAVARLKDSSAKSKVIILLSDGRANTGVVDPLTAAKAAASYGIKVYAIGVAGKGESSMTIDDPRYGRVTVPVTDDLDEELLAEIARLTGGKAYRAQDGGELKNIFAAIDKMEKSKVALPRIAAVGDLNQWPLAAALILLLLESALAAGPLLRWP